One genomic window of Streptococcus mitis includes the following:
- the purR gene encoding pur operon repressor: MKLRRSDRMVVISNYLINNPYKLTSLNTFAEKYESAKSSISEDIVIIKRGFEEIEIGHIQTVTGAGGGVIFTPSISSHDAKEMVEDLRAKLSESDRILPGGYIYLSDLLSTPAILKNIGRIIAKSFMDQKIDAVMTVATKGVPLANAVANVLNVPFVIVRRDLKITEGSTVSVNYVSGSSGDRIEKMFLSKRSLKAGSRVLIVDDFLKGGGTVNGMISLLREFDSELAGVAVFADNAQEEREKQFDYKSLLKVTNIDVKNQAIDVEVGNIFDEDK, from the coding sequence ATCCTTATAAACTAACTAGTCTCAATACTTTTGCTGAAAAGTATGAATCTGCTAAATCATCCATCTCAGAGGATATCGTCATTATCAAACGTGGCTTTGAGGAAATTGAAATCGGTCATATCCAGACAGTAACTGGTGCTGGTGGTGGTGTCATTTTCACACCATCAATCTCAAGCCATGATGCCAAGGAAATGGTTGAGGACTTGCGTGCCAAGTTGTCAGAAAGTGACCGTATCTTGCCAGGTGGCTATATCTACCTGTCTGATTTGCTTAGCACACCAGCTATCTTGAAAAATATTGGTCGCATTATTGCCAAGAGCTTTATGGACCAAAAAATTGATGCGGTTATGACAGTAGCGACTAAGGGTGTTCCTCTTGCAAATGCAGTTGCCAATGTACTCAATGTTCCCTTTGTTATTGTGCGCCGTGACCTGAAAATTACAGAAGGTTCAACTGTCAGCGTCAACTATGTATCCGGTTCAAGTGGTGACCGTATTGAGAAAATGTTCCTTTCAAAACGTAGTCTCAAGGCAGGCAGCCGTGTCTTGATTGTGGATGACTTCTTGAAAGGTGGCGGAACGGTCAATGGGATGATCAGCCTCTTGCGTGAGTTCGATTCAGAATTAGCAGGTGTAGCCGTCTTTGCGGACAATGCCCAAGAAGAACGTGAAAAGCAGTTTGACTACAAGTCACTCTTGAAGGTAACCAATATTGATGTCAAGAATCAAGCCATTGATGTTGAGGTTGGCAATATCTTTGACGAAGATAAATAA